In Microcaecilia unicolor chromosome 1, aMicUni1.1, whole genome shotgun sequence, the following are encoded in one genomic region:
- the LOC115462639 gene encoding gastrula zinc finger protein XlCGF71.1-like: MSLGDEITQEKEREEKREEPEKSFTHEEHLSQHLKTYTKERQFPCPECDKRFNRKDHLIRHLKTHTQERRFPCTECDKRFNRKDHLTQHLKTHTQERRCPCTKCDKCFNHKDLLTQHLKTHTQDRRCLYTEHEKPFQCTECGKCFLFKGQLENHHRSHTGEKPFKCAECGKCYCKKVT, encoded by the coding sequence GTGATGAAATCACacaagaaaaggagagagaggagaagcgaGAAGAACCTGAGAAGTCTTTTACACACGAGGAACACTTATCACAACACCTGAAAACATACACAAAAGAGAGACAATTTCCATGCCCTGAGTGTGACAAACGTTTCAATCGTAAGGATCACCTAATACGACacctgaaaacacacacacaagagaGACGCtttccatgtactgagtgtgacAAACGTTTCAATCGTAAGGATCACCTAACTCAACacctgaaaacacacacacaagagaGACGCTGTCCATGTACTAAGTGTGACAAATGTTTCAATCATAAGGATCTCCTAACTCAACacctgaaaacacacacacaagacagACGCTGTCTATATACTGAGcatgagaaaccatttcaatgcacTGAATGTGGGAAATGTTTTCTTTTCAAAGGACAACTAGAGAATCATCATAGAAGCCACACGGGAGAAAAACCCTTTAAATGTGCTGAATGTGGGAAATGTTACTGTAAGAAAGTAACCTAA